The Candidatus Poribacteria bacterium genome contains the following window.
ACCCGCAATGATGCCCGGAGGTTCAGCCGAGGCTTACGCGCTTGTAGAGCCGATCTTTACGAAAATTGCGGCGCAGGTAGATGGCACGCCGTGCTGCTCCTACATCGGACCCGATGGCGCGGGGCATTACGTCAAGATGGTGCACAATGGCATCGAATACGGCGACATGCAACTGATATGCGAAGCCTACTCGCTGATGAAAAGTGTCTTGGGCATGAACGCGGACGAGATGCACGCCGTTTTTAGCGAATGGAACAGCGGCGAACTGAATTCCTACCTCATCGAAATCACCGCTGACATCTTCACACAACTCGATAGCAGCGGCACACCTTTTGTGGATGTTGTGTTGGACCAAGCGGGGCAAAAAGGTACTGGCAAATGGACAAGTATCTCGGCACTGGATCTCGGCATCTCCGCACCGACGATTGCTGAGGCGGTTTTTGCACGTTGTATCTCTGCTGTTAAAAGCGAACGTGTTGCAGCGGAAGAGGTTATTCAAGGACCAGTGGGAACATTCCAAGGCGACCGAGATGAAGCATTAAAAGCGATTCACGACGCACTCTACGCCGCGAAAATCTGCTCTTATGCCCAAGGTTTCGCCTTAATGCGGGAAGCCAGCGAAGAATTCGGGTGGAACTTAGACCTCGGTCAAATCAGTCTCGGTTGGCGTGGTGGGTGTATCATCCGCGCAAAATTCCTACATCGGATTGCTGAGGCGTTTGAACGCAACCCGGAACTCCCGAATCTACTCCTCGATTCCTATTTCCGAGGCGTGATTGAAGCGGCACAACCGAACTGGCGAAACGTCATCGGCACCGCCACGCAACTCGGTGTCCCGATTCCGGCATTCAGCTCGGCTTTAGCCTATTTCGATAGCTACCGTAGCGGCAGGCTCTCTGCAAATCTCATCCAAGCGATGCGCGACTACTTCGGCGCTCACACCTATCATAAACTCGATGCAGACGGGAACACGGTTCTCGGAAAAGACGGCGAGCCGACGGTCTTCCATACCGAATGGATGCTCGAAGGTCGTCCAGAAGTCGTTATTGAGTAAAGTAGCAGGCATGCTCCGCCGTGCCGTAGCCATTGAGCGTTCCAAAGTAGCAGGCACGCCCCGCCGTGCCGTAGCCATTGAGCGTTCCAAAGTAGCAGGCACGCTCCGCGTGCCGTAGCCATTGAGCGTTCTAAAGTAACAGGCACGCCCCGCCGTGCCGTAGCCATTGAGCGTTCTAAAGTAGCAGGCACGCCCCGCCGTGCCGTAGCCCAAGATACTAAGCGTTTTTTGAAAGGAAAATGTATGGCTCAAGAACCCCAACAAGCACTCTACGATTTTGAACCACAGCACGAGTTTTTTGTCGGCATCGACTCAGACGGTTGCGTTTTCAACAGCATGGAGGTCAAACACAACGACTGCTTCAGCGTGAACCTCGTCAAGCATTTCGGATTGGCATCCATCTCACGACAAGTGCATCAGGCATGGGATTTTGTGAATCTCTACTCAAAGACGCGTGGCACGAATCGGTTCAAGGCAATCCTGTTGGTGTGCGATTTCTTACGCGAGATGTCGCTCGTGCAGAAGATGGGTGTCGTAGTGCCGGAACTGCCCTACCTACGCGAATGGTCAGAAACGGAAACGAAACTCGGTAATCCTGCCCTACAAACTGCCATTGACAACGCCACCGGTGAGAGGCTCGACGAACTGAACCAAGTCATGGCGTGGAGTCTCGGTGTGAACGAAAGTGTCGCTGAGATCGTCTAT
Protein-coding sequences here:
- the gnd gene encoding decarboxylating NADP(+)-dependent phosphogluconate dehydrogenase codes for the protein MKNTHYHRRKIDLAADIGLIGLAVMGENLALNMESKGFEVAVFNRTVSRVDAFIEGAANGKNITGAHSIPEFIGKLDTPRKIILMVKAGEPVDAFIELLVPHLSKGDLIIDGGNSNFNDTVRRHAELAEQDILFIGTGISGGEEGALKGPAMMPGGSAEAYALVEPIFTKIAAQVDGTPCCSYIGPDGAGHYVKMVHNGIEYGDMQLICEAYSLMKSVLGMNADEMHAVFSEWNSGELNSYLIEITADIFTQLDSSGTPFVDVVLDQAGQKGTGKWTSISALDLGISAPTIAEAVFARCISAVKSERVAAEEVIQGPVGTFQGDRDEALKAIHDALYAAKICSYAQGFALMREASEEFGWNLDLGQISLGWRGGCIIRAKFLHRIAEAFERNPELPNLLLDSYFRGVIEAAQPNWRNVIGTATQLGVPIPAFSSALAYFDSYRSGRLSANLIQAMRDYFGAHTYHKLDADGNTVLGKDGEPTVFHTEWMLEGRPEVVIE
- a CDS encoding HAD hydrolase-like protein, whose product is MAQEPQQALYDFEPQHEFFVGIDSDGCVFNSMEVKHNDCFSVNLVKHFGLASISRQVHQAWDFVNLYSKTRGTNRFKAILLVCDFLREMSLVQKMGVVVPELPYLREWSETETKLGNPALQTAIDNATGERLDELNQVMAWSLGVNESVAEIVYNLPPFPGVRETLQRLQGKADVIVVSATPDEALQREWDEHEIDTYVALIAGQEMGTKTEHLTITTKDRYPENHVLMLGDSPGDLKAAQDVGALFFPVNPGAEDTSWQLFLDEAMGKFFDGQYAGAYEDALIDKFQELLPETPPWQ